In one Tepidisphaeraceae bacterium genomic region, the following are encoded:
- a CDS encoding site-2 protease family protein, which produces MLAVRPTFSESWYRVKTLKAKLRSSAQISRQFYRGERWYVVRDPAGNQFHRLSDAAYRFVGLLDGTRTVEEAWDLVGGQLADDAPTQPEVIQILTHLYSANLIDADVTPDATVLLRRQKKQQQKKLQGRLMQAMFPRIPLWDPDRFLVRWMPLVRHMLSRKGAVVWILTLLAACIAVAPHWEAVKDAARSSIDMVGNPWNAFWLWLVFVFVKLIHELGHAFSCRRFGGECHEMGIMFLIFIPTPYVDASTAWSFPNKWHRIFVGCAGMIVEMFFAALCAFVWLATDSNSLINQLAYNAMLVASVTTVIFNANPLLRYDGYYILSDFLEIPNMRQKAAEYTLGLVKRHVFRVKQTQPLPPVRQRIELFLYHITSVVYRTIIGIVIILVVTWQIPILGVLMAIGGIITWLVVPASKLFKYLALEPELHRKRGQATAFCAGVAAAIVIAIGVIPFWVYVEEKGIVEPSAKQMVSPQAEGWVTEIVALDGQHVEPGDVILRMRDETLDARLKTLDARLASLQARKMLSSVTDVAQARIDQEAIDLTLENIAYYEKQKGELEVKAPIAGKLLAPNVEQLKGVYLQRGRSIGQVSAEGPLIVRAALQQRDYEVIRDSKVLANMNAADDESPVEVRLAGAVGTVLNAVTLTIYDSVQPELPHAALGQAGGNSIAIDPSDQTGRRPMSMQFEAKMTLDATDAEYLPGQTATVRFKVRYEPLAWNWTRRFWQLVKTHQTDKWI; this is translated from the coding sequence ATGCTCGCAGTCCGCCCGACATTTTCCGAGTCCTGGTATCGCGTGAAGACGCTGAAGGCGAAGCTGCGCAGCAGCGCGCAGATCAGCCGGCAGTTCTACCGTGGCGAGCGTTGGTACGTCGTGCGCGATCCGGCCGGCAACCAGTTCCACCGCCTGTCGGACGCCGCTTATCGCTTCGTCGGGCTGCTGGACGGCACGCGCACCGTGGAAGAGGCCTGGGACCTGGTAGGCGGGCAGTTGGCCGACGATGCGCCGACGCAGCCGGAAGTCATCCAGATCCTCACGCACCTGTACAGCGCCAACCTGATCGACGCCGACGTCACGCCCGACGCCACCGTTCTGCTGCGCCGCCAGAAGAAGCAGCAGCAGAAGAAGCTGCAGGGCCGGTTGATGCAGGCGATGTTCCCGCGGATCCCGCTGTGGGACCCGGACCGCTTCCTCGTCCGCTGGATGCCGCTGGTGCGGCACATGCTGAGCAGGAAGGGCGCGGTCGTCTGGATCCTGACGCTGTTGGCCGCCTGCATCGCCGTCGCGCCGCACTGGGAGGCCGTGAAGGATGCGGCGCGCAGCTCGATCGACATGGTCGGCAACCCGTGGAACGCTTTCTGGCTATGGCTGGTGTTCGTCTTCGTGAAGCTGATCCACGAACTGGGCCACGCCTTCTCGTGCCGCCGCTTTGGCGGTGAGTGTCACGAGATGGGCATCATGTTCCTGATCTTCATCCCCACGCCGTACGTGGACGCCAGCACGGCCTGGAGCTTCCCGAACAAGTGGCACCGCATCTTCGTCGGTTGCGCCGGCATGATCGTGGAGATGTTCTTCGCGGCGCTGTGCGCGTTCGTGTGGCTGGCGACCGACAGCAACTCGCTGATCAACCAGCTGGCGTACAACGCGATGCTGGTGGCCAGCGTGACCACGGTCATCTTCAACGCCAACCCGCTGTTGCGTTACGACGGGTACTACATCCTGTCGGACTTCCTCGAGATCCCGAACATGCGGCAGAAGGCCGCCGAGTACACGTTGGGGCTGGTGAAGCGCCACGTGTTCCGCGTGAAGCAGACGCAGCCACTGCCGCCCGTGCGGCAGCGCATCGAGCTGTTCCTGTACCACATCACCAGCGTGGTGTACCGCACGATCATCGGCATCGTCATCATCCTCGTGGTGACGTGGCAGATCCCGATCCTGGGCGTGCTGATGGCCATCGGTGGCATCATCACGTGGCTGGTCGTGCCGGCGTCGAAGCTGTTCAAGTACCTGGCGCTCGAGCCCGAACTGCACCGCAAGCGCGGGCAGGCGACCGCGTTCTGCGCTGGCGTGGCGGCGGCGATCGTGATCGCGATCGGCGTCATCCCGTTCTGGGTGTACGTGGAGGAAAAGGGCATCGTCGAACCGTCGGCCAAGCAGATGGTCTCCCCGCAGGCCGAGGGTTGGGTGACGGAGATCGTCGCCCTCGACGGCCAACACGTGGAGCCCGGCGACGTGATCCTGCGCATGCGCGACGAGACGCTCGACGCCCGCCTGAAGACGCTCGACGCGCGCCTGGCGTCGCTTCAGGCCCGCAAGATGCTCTCGAGCGTGACCGACGTGGCGCAGGCGCGCATCGATCAGGAAGCGATCGACCTGACGCTGGAGAACATCGCCTACTACGAGAAGCAGAAGGGCGAGCTTGAAGTGAAGGCCCCGATCGCCGGCAAACTGCTGGCGCCCAACGTGGAACAGCTGAAGGGCGTCTACCTGCAGCGCGGCCGGTCGATCGGTCAGGTGTCGGCCGAGGGGCCACTGATCGTGCGGGCGGCGCTGCAACAGCGCGACTACGAGGTCATCCGCGATTCGAAGGTCCTTGCCAACATGAACGCGGCCGATGACGAGTCGCCCGTCGAGGTTCGGTTGGCCGGCGCGGTGGGCACGGTGTTGAACGCGGTGACGCTGACGATTTACGACTCGGTTCAGCCCGAGTTGCCTCACGCCGCGCTCGGCCAGGCCGGTGGCAACAGCATCGCGATCGACCCCAGCGACCAGACGGGGCGTCGCCCGATGAGCATGCAGTTCGAGGCCAAGATGACGCTGGACGCCACGGACGCCGAGTATCTCCCCGGCCAGACCGCGACGGTGCGTTTCAAGGTCCGGTACGAGCCGCTCGCGTGGAACTGGACGCGCCGTTTCTGGCAGCTGGTGAAGACGCACCAGACGGATAAGTGGATCTAA
- a CDS encoding competence/damage-inducible protein A, protein MNACILSIGDELVLGQTVDTNTAWIAKQMAAVGCEIVAHATVGDGQLEIETAIRELSQRADVLVISGGIGPTEDDLTRQALSAVLDAPLDRNDEWMAVLETYFARTNRKMPEINKVQAMIPRGATMIYNHAGTAAGVRARLGTCEIFSTPGVPKEMKAMFERDVLPWLVERGGGAVIASRILHTFGLGESAVGERLGALMTRGRNPSVGTTVSGGFVSLRLNVRAASREEADRQLNDTEAACREVMGELVFGRGDETLQGAVLTMLKAAPNQPTVATAESCTGGLLAKMLTDLPGSSAIFRYGWVTYANAAKTSELGVPEALLNDVGAVSEPVARAMAEGARQKSGSTYALAITGIAGPDGGTADKPVGTVWIALASASGTLVRRFNTFGDREMIRDRSAKMAITMLRYELLGKPFPFGTQFNAIA, encoded by the coding sequence ATGAACGCCTGCATCCTCTCCATCGGCGACGAGCTTGTCTTAGGGCAAACGGTCGACACCAACACGGCTTGGATCGCCAAGCAGATGGCCGCCGTCGGATGCGAGATCGTCGCGCACGCCACCGTGGGGGACGGCCAGCTTGAAATCGAGACCGCCATCCGCGAACTGTCGCAGCGCGCCGATGTGCTGGTGATCTCCGGCGGCATCGGTCCCACCGAAGACGACCTCACGCGCCAAGCCCTCTCGGCCGTGCTCGACGCGCCGCTGGATCGCAACGATGAGTGGATGGCCGTGCTGGAGACGTACTTCGCGCGCACGAATCGCAAGATGCCCGAGATCAACAAGGTGCAGGCGATGATCCCGCGCGGCGCCACCATGATCTACAACCACGCCGGCACCGCCGCCGGCGTTCGGGCGCGGCTGGGCACGTGCGAGATCTTCTCGACGCCCGGCGTGCCGAAGGAAATGAAGGCGATGTTCGAGCGCGACGTCCTCCCCTGGCTCGTCGAACGCGGCGGTGGGGCGGTCATCGCGTCGCGCATTCTGCACACCTTCGGCCTTGGCGAAAGTGCTGTTGGCGAGCGCCTCGGCGCCCTCATGACGCGCGGCCGCAATCCCAGCGTGGGCACTACGGTCAGCGGTGGGTTCGTCTCGCTACGCCTGAACGTGCGGGCGGCGTCGCGCGAGGAGGCCGATCGGCAATTGAACGACACCGAAGCCGCCTGCCGCGAGGTGATGGGCGAATTGGTCTTCGGCCGTGGGGATGAGACGCTGCAGGGCGCGGTCCTGACGATGTTGAAGGCCGCCCCGAATCAACCCACCGTCGCGACGGCCGAGAGCTGCACGGGTGGGCTGCTGGCGAAGATGCTGACCGACCTGCCCGGCTCCAGCGCGATCTTCCGCTACGGCTGGGTCACCTACGCCAACGCCGCCAAGACCAGCGAACTGGGCGTCCCCGAGGCGCTGCTGAACGACGTCGGCGCCGTCAGTGAACCCGTCGCCCGCGCGATGGCCGAGGGCGCACGTCAAAAGTCCGGATCGACCTACGCCCTGGCGATCACCGGCATCGCTGGCCCCGATGGTGGTACGGCCGACAAGCCCGTGGGCACCGTCTGGATCGCCCTGGCGTCGGCCAGCGGCACGCTGGTCCGCCGATTCAACACCTTCGGCGACCGCGAGATGATCCGTGACCGCAGCGCCAAGATGGCCATCACCATGCTGCGCTACGAACTGCTCGGCAAGCCGTTCCCGTTCGGCACGCAGTTCAACGCCATCGCGTGA
- a CDS encoding response regulator, translating to MHMVHANLTNRLTVLLANEQEGWHQTVRGLLEPQGVTTISARSGREAIQLMEAQPIHLAVLDAQMPGLGGLQVVKLMREMAKADHRKSPPAILVADDLSSALLREALGMHVFSVLSKPVDFNLLLDAMARVMKRHYESRWPG from the coding sequence ATGCACATGGTCCACGCGAACCTCACAAACCGTCTGACGGTGCTGCTGGCCAACGAACAGGAAGGCTGGCACCAGACGGTGCGCGGACTGTTGGAACCGCAGGGCGTCACCACCATCTCGGCCCGTTCCGGGCGCGAGGCGATCCAGCTGATGGAGGCCCAGCCGATCCACCTGGCCGTGCTGGATGCCCAGATGCCCGGCCTCGGTGGGCTGCAGGTGGTGAAGCTGATGCGCGAGATGGCCAAGGCCGACCACCGCAAGTCGCCGCCGGCCATCCTGGTGGCCGACGACCTCTCGAGCGCGTTGCTTCGCGAGGCCCTGGGCATGCACGTGTTCAGCGTCCTCAGCAAGCCGGTCGACTTCAACCTGCTGCTGGACGCCATGGCCCGCGTCATGAAACGGCATTACGAAAGCCGTTGGCCGGGATAG
- a CDS encoding DUF1697 domain-containing protein, with protein MAARTIYIILFRGVGGATQLPTAPLRAALTAAGFEGVATYINSGNAVLASKLPREKVIETVAAVCREKFDFTKAIFAPTLAEWEVLIANNPFPDFREGKHLHAALLAARPTPAAVSSLLSHAKPGEGLKIVGDVAYLHTPFGFGTSKLAERFDKGLGVTNTARNWNTVQKLRNLAAAIA; from the coding sequence ATGGCAGCCAGAACCATCTACATCATCCTCTTTCGCGGCGTGGGTGGCGCGACTCAGCTGCCCACCGCCCCACTCCGCGCTGCACTGACGGCCGCGGGGTTCGAAGGCGTTGCGACGTACATCAACAGCGGCAACGCCGTCCTCGCCAGCAAGCTGCCGCGCGAGAAGGTCATCGAGACGGTCGCCGCCGTTTGCCGCGAGAAGTTTGACTTCACGAAGGCGATCTTCGCGCCCACCTTGGCCGAGTGGGAGGTGCTGATCGCCAACAACCCTTTCCCCGACTTCCGCGAGGGCAAGCACCTGCACGCCGCCCTGCTCGCCGCCCGCCCCACTCCAGCGGCCGTCAGCTCGCTGCTATCTCACGCGAAGCCCGGCGAAGGCCTGAAGATCGTTGGCGACGTCGCTTACCTCCACACGCCCTTCGGGTTCGGCACCTCGAAACTGGCCGAGCGCTTCGACAAGGGCCTCGGCGTGACGAACACCGCCCGCAACTGGAACACCGTCCAGAAACTTCGCAACCTAGCCGCGGCCATCGCGTAG
- a CDS encoding YdeI/OmpD-associated family protein has product MPVIVDPAMVRTFRDAAAFERWLAKHHDRETELWIKIHKKASGLKSITAVEAIDVCLCWGWIDGIRKGLDETSFLQRYTPRGRKSVWSKVNVANVARLTAAGRMTAQGQRHVDAAQADGRWAAAYQIKSATVPPDLKQAIDASPTARATFATLSAQNRFAIIYRTNALKTPAGRAKKIAAIVNMLARGETIYPQRKR; this is encoded by the coding sequence ATGCCGGTAATCGTCGATCCCGCCATGGTCCGCACCTTCCGCGACGCCGCCGCGTTCGAGCGGTGGCTCGCCAAGCACCACGATCGCGAGACGGAACTCTGGATCAAGATTCATAAGAAGGCGTCGGGGCTGAAGTCGATCACCGCGGTCGAGGCGATCGACGTCTGCCTCTGCTGGGGCTGGATCGACGGCATCCGCAAGGGGCTGGATGAGACGAGCTTCCTGCAACGCTACACGCCGCGCGGCCGCAAGAGCGTCTGGTCGAAGGTGAACGTCGCCAACGTCGCCCGCCTCACCGCCGCCGGCCGCATGACCGCCCAAGGCCAGCGCCACGTCGACGCCGCCCAAGCCGACGGCCGCTGGGCCGCCGCCTACCAGATCAAGTCCGCCACCGTCCCACCCGACCTGAAGCAAGCCATCGACGCCTCGCCAACCGCCCGCGCCACCTTCGCCACCCTATCGGCCCAGAACCGCTTCGCGATCATCTACCGTACGAACGCCCTGAAGACGCCCGCCGGGCGGGCGAAAAAGATCGCCGCGATCGTCAACATGCTGGCCCGCGGGGAGACGATCTACCCGCAGAGGAAGCGATAA
- the groL gene encoding chaperonin GroEL (60 kDa chaperone family; promotes refolding of misfolded polypeptides especially under stressful conditions; forms two stacked rings of heptamers to form a barrel-shaped 14mer; ends can be capped by GroES; misfolded proteins enter the barrel where they are refolded when GroES binds): protein MAAKRITFDTEARASIHRGVQKLARAVKVTLGPSGRNVVLEKSFGSPTVTKDGVTVAKEIELEDAHENMGAQMVKEVASKTSTVAGDGTTTATVYAEAIFSEGLKNVASGANATQIQRGINLAVEAIVAELKNMSKKISSSKEVAQVGTSSANQDAQIGQMIADAMDKVGKDGVITVEEGKSLDTTVELVEGMQFDKGYLSPHFVTDPATAEVVFDDCYILIHEKKISSARDLVPALSKAAEQGKPMLIIAEDVDGEALATLVVNKLRGTLKVAAVKAPGFGDRRKAMLEDIAIVTGGTAIFEELGIKLETVELTQLGRAKKVRIDKDNCTIIEGAGEEKAIKGRIDALKNEIENTTSDYDREKLQERLAKLAGGVAQINVGAATEVAMKEKKARVEDALHACRAAVEEGILPGGGVAVIRAAAKVLDGVKKAAKNDDQSVGVEIVRRAIEAPIKQIVENAGGDGGVVAQKVKESKEVNFGYNALTHEYGDMLKMGVIVPTKVERSALQNAASIASLLLTTDAVVSEIKEDKPEPAGAPGGGMGGMY from the coding sequence ATGGCAGCAAAACGAATTACCTTCGACACCGAGGCCCGCGCCTCCATCCACCGCGGCGTGCAGAAGCTCGCCCGCGCGGTCAAGGTCACCCTCGGCCCGTCGGGTCGCAACGTCGTCCTCGAAAAATCCTTCGGCTCGCCCACCGTCACCAAGGACGGCGTCACCGTCGCCAAGGAGATCGAACTGGAAGATGCCCATGAAAACATGGGCGCCCAGATGGTCAAGGAAGTCGCCAGCAAGACCAGCACCGTCGCCGGCGACGGCACCACCACCGCCACTGTGTATGCCGAGGCCATCTTCAGCGAAGGCCTGAAGAACGTCGCCAGCGGGGCCAACGCGACGCAGATCCAGCGCGGCATCAACCTCGCCGTCGAGGCGATCGTTGCCGAGCTGAAGAACATGTCCAAGAAGATCTCCTCGTCGAAGGAAGTCGCCCAGGTCGGCACCTCCAGCGCCAACCAGGACGCCCAGATCGGTCAGATGATCGCCGACGCGATGGACAAGGTCGGTAAGGACGGCGTCATCACCGTCGAAGAGGGCAAGAGCCTCGATACCACCGTCGAGCTCGTCGAGGGCATGCAGTTCGACAAGGGCTACCTCAGCCCCCACTTCGTCACCGACCCCGCCACCGCCGAAGTCGTGTTCGACGACTGCTATATCCTCATCCACGAGAAGAAGATTTCCTCTGCCCGCGACCTCGTGCCGGCCCTGTCGAAGGCCGCCGAGCAGGGCAAGCCGATGCTCATCATCGCTGAAGACGTCGACGGCGAAGCCTTGGCCACCCTTGTGGTGAACAAGCTGCGTGGCACGCTGAAGGTGGCCGCCGTGAAGGCGCCCGGCTTCGGTGACCGCCGCAAGGCCATGCTGGAAGACATCGCGATCGTCACCGGCGGCACCGCGATCTTCGAGGAACTCGGCATCAAGCTCGAGACCGTCGAACTCACCCAGCTCGGGCGCGCCAAGAAGGTCCGCATCGACAAGGACAACTGCACGATCATCGAAGGCGCCGGCGAAGAGAAGGCCATCAAGGGCCGCATTGACGCGCTGAAGAACGAGATCGAGAACACCACCAGCGACTACGACCGCGAGAAGCTCCAGGAGCGCCTCGCCAAGCTGGCCGGCGGCGTGGCCCAGATCAACGTCGGCGCCGCGACGGAAGTGGCGATGAAGGAGAAGAAGGCCCGCGTGGAAGACGCGCTGCACGCCTGCCGTGCCGCCGTCGAAGAGGGCATCCTGCCCGGTGGCGGCGTCGCCGTCATCCGCGCCGCCGCCAAGGTGCTCGACGGCGTGAAGAAGGCCGCTAAGAACGACGACCAGTCGGTCGGCGTCGAAATCGTCCGCCGCGCGATTGAGGCCCCCATCAAGCAAATCGTCGAAAACGCCGGCGGCGACGGCGGCGTGGTGGCCCAGAAGGTGAAGGAATCGAAGGAAGTCAACTTCGGCTACAACGCCCTCACCCACGAGTACGGCGACATGCTGAAGATGGGCGTCATCGTCCCCACCAAGGTCGAACGCAGCGCGTTGCAAAACGCCGCCAGCATCGCGTCGCTCCTGCTGACGACCGACGCCGTCGTCTCCGAGATCAAGGAAGACAAGCCCGAACCGGCGGGCGCGCCGGGCGGTGGTATGGGTGGGATGTACTAA
- a CDS encoding ankyrin repeat domain-containing protein — protein MRDHPPSVVAPPYYMTASLYGDPWVYVFVTSERPVRESDVQLNEQTDVAMAWADLYEEQTHFRYWKRGMLKVSLDASGIENSGPVRVRSFTGTMYGKYPFRCNNNLGEVLQTITARLGIKINVQPPLRAVDGGFKLEGDPAEYQSITLTELNPLESGECPASDRLLAAINERCLPNALRALSDGASSLHSPGSRTTPLELAAFAGEAELVKALVKAGCPLDRNSSLIADSVLHFNPEAKVLNIVETLAALGASINAPGPSGLTPLHYAVHAKFPSVVRRLIELGADVTARDSLLGTTPLERAALLTECPEKNSIISLLSVAVRGRNASK, from the coding sequence TTGCGCGATCATCCGCCGTCCGTTGTTGCACCGCCATACTACATGACGGCAAGTCTCTATGGTGATCCGTGGGTCTACGTGTTCGTGACATCCGAGAGACCGGTTCGCGAATCGGATGTCCAGTTGAATGAACAGACAGATGTTGCGATGGCATGGGCGGATCTGTACGAAGAGCAGACGCATTTCCGTTACTGGAAGCGGGGGATGTTGAAGGTGTCTTTGGACGCAAGCGGCATCGAGAATTCAGGCCCCGTCCGGGTCCGATCATTCACAGGTACGATGTATGGGAAGTACCCCTTCCGCTGCAACAATAACCTAGGGGAGGTCCTGCAGACCATCACTGCGCGACTAGGGATCAAGATCAATGTTCAGCCACCCTTGCGGGCTGTAGACGGTGGTTTCAAATTAGAAGGGGATCCGGCTGAATACCAGTCGATCACCCTGACCGAACTGAACCCGCTGGAAAGTGGGGAATGCCCCGCTAGCGACCGGCTCCTAGCGGCGATCAACGAAAGATGCCTCCCCAACGCGCTGCGCGCGCTGTCGGATGGCGCAAGTTCTCTTCATTCGCCGGGGTCGCGGACGACACCCTTGGAACTGGCTGCTTTTGCCGGCGAGGCCGAACTAGTGAAGGCACTGGTGAAGGCGGGATGCCCACTGGATCGCAATTCCTCGCTCATTGCGGATTCGGTGCTTCACTTCAACCCAGAGGCGAAGGTGTTAAATATCGTCGAAACGCTCGCGGCCCTTGGTGCGTCAATTAATGCGCCTGGTCCAAGTGGCCTTACGCCGTTGCACTACGCAGTCCACGCGAAGTTCCCTTCAGTGGTCCGGCGACTGATTGAACTCGGGGCGGACGTAACGGCCCGCGACAGTTTACTGGGAACGACTCCGCTTGAACGGGCAGCACTTCTGACCGAGTGTCCGGAGAAGAACTCAATAATTTCTCTTCTATCTGTGGCCGTACGCGGCCGAAATGCTAGCAAGTAG
- the groES gene encoding co-chaperone GroES, translated as MAKLRPLGDKILVKRVEAESKTKSGIVLPDSAKEKPKRGKIIAVGAGKRMDNGELSSFSVKVGNEVIFTSYAGTEVKIDGEELMIMSEDDVLAVVE; from the coding sequence ATGGCCAAGCTACGTCCTCTCGGCGACAAGATTCTCGTGAAGCGCGTCGAAGCTGAATCCAAGACCAAGAGCGGCATCGTGCTGCCCGACAGCGCCAAGGAAAAGCCCAAGCGCGGCAAGATCATCGCCGTCGGCGCGGGCAAGCGCATGGACAACGGCGAGCTGTCGTCGTTCAGCGTGAAGGTCGGCAACGAGGTCATCTTCACCAGCTACGCCGGCACCGAAGTGAAGATCGACGGCGAAGAACTCATGATCATGAGCGAGGACGACGTCCTGGCAGTGGTCGAGTAA
- a CDS encoding HlyD family efflux transporter periplasmic adaptor subunit: protein MANEVIESQSQKGQEDAHQAGSRSKLVQRLLTAGSNLPAFVTDLVTAQAVTVAGTEAAGFMLEKSSDDVLLRPIAHVRPDNSNAETRTAAIQAFQDIIKPCIDQGKDGAIEINAADGTSMEPQFCLVTLLRADGEIVAASAVITRCMNLERARQRLMSMQLVAGYFELFSLRRNSEQARVIAQSHQHVLQLATAVAVAEGFEAAARNLCNELANRSGAVRVALGWLKGRTIKVKALSHTEQFDKKQELVVQLQNAMEECLDQEEVVLYDPTGASSTPNVARAAQIVSRAQGGNIVLSLPLRKGEEIVGVTTLEFPANQPLGPNVASGLAVAVDLLAPQLQDRYVNDRWLITKAGISTRELGEKAIGKKYMITKLIVVASIALLLFVTFYEPMYRVSAPFRFTAVEKASLSAPFEGFLGAVHAKPGEKVVKGQKLFELKTEELRLKQLDAEKRALSAMRTADKHRADRTRIADYKIAMADHDAAKAEADLLAWQVAQATVVAPMDGEVLKGDLADKVGSPVKREDVLMEVGPIDNLKVELAVNERDIQFINQTQTGEIATNALPSEGYAIKIERIVPMSTPKESSNVFTVYATADTVSPSWRPGAEGEARINIEKKPLIWIWTHRLVEFMQLKLWM, encoded by the coding sequence GTGGCCAACGAAGTCATTGAATCGCAGTCACAGAAGGGGCAGGAGGACGCCCACCAGGCAGGGTCACGCTCGAAGCTGGTGCAGCGGCTGCTGACGGCGGGGTCGAACCTGCCGGCGTTCGTGACCGACCTCGTGACCGCCCAGGCGGTTACCGTCGCCGGCACCGAGGCGGCGGGCTTCATGCTCGAGAAGTCGAGCGACGACGTGCTGCTGCGCCCGATCGCGCACGTGCGCCCGGACAATTCCAACGCCGAGACGCGAACCGCCGCCATCCAGGCGTTTCAGGACATCATCAAGCCGTGCATCGACCAGGGCAAGGACGGCGCGATCGAGATCAACGCCGCCGACGGCACGTCAATGGAACCGCAGTTCTGCCTCGTCACGCTGCTGCGCGCCGACGGTGAGATCGTCGCGGCCAGCGCGGTCATCACCCGCTGCATGAACCTGGAGCGTGCCCGCCAGCGGCTGATGAGCATGCAATTGGTCGCCGGCTACTTCGAACTGTTCTCGCTGCGCCGCAACAGCGAGCAGGCGCGCGTGATCGCGCAGAGCCACCAGCACGTGCTGCAGCTGGCGACCGCCGTCGCCGTCGCCGAGGGGTTCGAGGCCGCCGCCCGCAACCTGTGTAACGAGCTCGCCAACCGCAGCGGCGCGGTGCGTGTTGCGCTGGGCTGGCTGAAGGGCCGCACGATCAAGGTGAAGGCGTTGTCGCACACTGAACAGTTCGACAAGAAGCAGGAACTGGTCGTGCAGCTCCAGAACGCGATGGAGGAGTGCCTGGACCAGGAGGAAGTGGTCCTGTACGACCCCACTGGCGCCAGCAGCACGCCGAACGTTGCGCGGGCGGCCCAGATCGTGTCGCGGGCGCAGGGGGGCAACATCGTGTTGTCACTGCCACTGCGCAAGGGTGAGGAGATCGTCGGCGTCACCACGCTGGAATTCCCCGCCAACCAACCGCTTGGGCCCAATGTCGCCAGCGGCTTGGCCGTCGCGGTCGACTTGCTCGCCCCGCAGCTGCAGGACCGCTACGTCAACGATCGTTGGCTGATCACCAAGGCGGGCATCAGCACGCGTGAGCTGGGCGAGAAGGCGATCGGCAAGAAGTACATGATCACGAAGCTGATCGTGGTCGCATCGATCGCGCTGTTGCTGTTCGTCACGTTCTACGAGCCGATGTACCGCGTCAGCGCCCCCTTCCGCTTCACCGCCGTCGAGAAGGCCTCGTTGTCGGCGCCGTTCGAAGGTTTCCTGGGCGCGGTTCACGCCAAGCCCGGCGAGAAGGTCGTGAAGGGTCAGAAGCTGTTCGAGCTGAAGACCGAAGAACTGCGCCTGAAGCAGCTGGACGCCGAGAAGCGCGCCCTGAGCGCGATGCGCACGGCTGATAAGCACCGCGCCGACCGCACGAGGATCGCCGACTACAAGATCGCGATGGCCGACCACGACGCCGCCAAGGCCGAGGCCGATCTGCTCGCGTGGCAGGTCGCGCAGGCGACCGTAGTCGCGCCGATGGACGGCGAGGTGCTGAAGGGCGATTTGGCCGACAAGGTCGGCTCGCCCGTGAAGCGCGAGGATGTGCTGATGGAGGTCGGCCCGATCGACAACCTGAAGGTCGAGCTGGCCGTCAACGAGCGCGACATCCAGTTCATCAACCAGACGCAGACCGGCGAGATCGCCACTAACGCGCTGCCGAGCGAGGGCTACGCGATCAAGATCGAGCGCATCGTTCCGATGAGCACGCCGAAGGAATCCAGCAACGTCTTCACCGTCTACGCGACGGCCGACACGGTCAGCCCCAGCTGGCGCCCCGGCGCCGAGGGCGAGGCCCGCATCAACATCGAGAAGAAGCCCCTGATCTGGATCTGGACGCACCGCCTCGTCGAGTTCATGCAGCTGAAGCTGTGGATGTAA